From a single Streptomyces sp. NBC_01264 genomic region:
- a CDS encoding aspartate-semialdehyde dehydrogenase codes for MATQGLRVGVVGATGQVGVVIRSILRQRDFPIGELRFFASAKSAGLRLPWGDGSIVVEDAETADPSGLDIVIFSAGGSTALRLAPRFAAAGAVVIDNSSAFRMDPDVPLVVSEVNPEAVSEARRGIIANPNCTTMAAMPVIKPLHDEAGLVRLTVSTYQAVSGGGVAGVEELRSQVSGAIEGAAGLALDGAAVDFPPPVKFARTIAFNAVPMAGSIVTDGSAETDEEQKLRNESRKILGLPSLRVAGTCVRVPVFTGHSLAVHAEFARPISAERASALLKRAPGVQLSDIPTPLQACGQDASFVGRIRQDQSVEEGRGLILFISNDNLRKGAALNAVQVAEVVAANLLRVWLRASA; via the coding sequence ATGGCCACTCAAGGTCTCCGAGTCGGCGTAGTGGGCGCGACCGGGCAAGTCGGAGTAGTGATCCGCAGCATCCTTCGGCAGCGTGATTTCCCGATCGGAGAGCTGCGCTTCTTCGCCTCCGCGAAATCGGCGGGTCTGCGGCTTCCCTGGGGCGACGGCAGCATCGTGGTGGAAGACGCCGAAACGGCAGACCCTTCCGGCCTGGACATCGTCATCTTCTCCGCCGGAGGATCAACAGCCCTGCGACTGGCACCCCGGTTCGCGGCGGCCGGAGCCGTCGTCATCGACAACTCCTCGGCGTTCCGGATGGATCCCGATGTGCCACTGGTGGTCAGTGAGGTCAACCCGGAAGCTGTGTCCGAGGCGCGGCGCGGCATCATAGCCAACCCCAACTGCACGACGATGGCCGCGATGCCGGTGATCAAGCCGCTGCACGACGAGGCCGGTCTGGTGCGGCTCACTGTGAGCACCTACCAAGCGGTGTCCGGCGGCGGGGTCGCCGGAGTGGAAGAGCTCAGGTCTCAGGTGAGCGGGGCGATCGAGGGAGCAGCCGGCTTGGCGCTCGACGGGGCGGCGGTGGACTTCCCGCCTCCGGTGAAGTTCGCCAGAACCATCGCCTTCAACGCGGTGCCGATGGCCGGTTCGATCGTGACCGACGGATCCGCGGAGACCGACGAGGAGCAGAAGCTGCGCAATGAGAGCAGGAAGATTCTCGGCCTGCCTTCGCTGCGTGTCGCCGGGACCTGTGTCCGGGTCCCGGTCTTTACCGGCCACTCCCTCGCGGTGCACGCGGAGTTTGCCCGTCCCATCTCCGCTGAACGCGCTTCCGCGCTGCTCAAGCGTGCCCCCGGTGTCCAGCTGTCCGACATTCCGACCCCGCTCCAGGCGTGCGGCCAGGACGCCAGCTTCGTGGGCCGGATTCGCCAGGACCAGAGCGTTGAGGAGGGGCGTGGCCTCATCCTCTTCATCAGCAACGACAACCTGCGAAAGGGCGCGGCCCTCAACGCTGTCCAGGTCGCCGAGGTGGTCGCGGCGAACCTGCTCAGGGTCTGGCTCAGGGCTTCGGCGTAG
- the tesB gene encoding acyl-CoA thioesterase II, which produces MNEALTTLLDLLDLEQIEENIFRGTSRSALVPRVFGGQVAAQALVAAGRTVPEDRTAHSLHSYFLRAGDPGAPIVYSVDRIRDGRSFTTRRVVAVQHGQPIFHLSASFQTYEEGLDHQTAMPDAPDPETLPTAAESLPRYREIFRDPGTVERLIEARGAVDLRYATVPPWGSVGEPVEPRSQVWFRTAGKLESDDALLHTCLATYVSDMTLLDSVLLAHGKGGWAVGDVVGASLDHAMWFHRPFRADEWLLYDQESPSAAAGRGLGQARIWTQDGRLAVTVIQEGVVRVPRA; this is translated from the coding sequence ATGAACGAGGCACTGACGACGCTCCTCGATCTGCTCGACCTCGAGCAGATCGAGGAGAACATCTTCCGCGGTACCAGTCGTTCCGCGCTGGTACCGCGGGTCTTCGGCGGCCAGGTCGCCGCCCAGGCCCTGGTCGCGGCCGGCCGCACCGTGCCCGAGGACCGCACCGCGCACTCGCTCCACTCGTACTTCCTACGAGCCGGGGACCCGGGCGCGCCCATCGTGTACTCGGTGGACCGGATCCGCGACGGGCGCTCCTTCACCACGCGCCGCGTCGTGGCCGTCCAGCACGGGCAGCCGATCTTCCACCTCTCCGCGTCCTTCCAGACGTACGAGGAGGGCCTCGACCACCAGACCGCGATGCCCGACGCCCCCGACCCGGAGACCCTCCCGACGGCCGCCGAGTCCCTCCCCCGCTACCGCGAGATCTTCCGCGACCCGGGCACGGTGGAACGCCTCATCGAGGCGCGCGGAGCCGTGGACCTGCGGTACGCGACGGTCCCGCCCTGGGGCAGCGTCGGCGAACCGGTCGAACCGCGCTCGCAGGTGTGGTTCCGTACCGCCGGCAAGCTGGAGAGCGACGACGCGCTCCTGCACACCTGCCTGGCCACCTACGTCTCCGACATGACCCTGCTCGACTCGGTGCTGCTCGCACACGGGAAGGGCGGATGGGCGGTGGGCGACGTGGTCGGTGCCTCACTCGATCACGCGATGTGGTTCCACCGCCCCTTCCGCGCCGACGAATGGCTGTTGTACGACCAGGAGTCGCCCTCGGCTGCCGCCGGCCGGGGCCTCGGCCAGGCCAGGATCTGGACCCAGGACGGCAGGCTCGCCGTGACGGTCATCCAGGAGGGCGTGGTGCGCGTCCCGCGCGCGTAG
- a CDS encoding cation diffusion facilitator family transporter, whose amino-acid sequence MSSSDAMVNGNGIDDQGESVGTVAVAVVTNLGIAAAKAVGGIVSGSSAMLSEAAHSVADTVTEVMLLAALKRSAKPADEAHPLGYGPERYIWALLASVATFIGGAVFAVYDGIHTLLHGEEPGNPTLSYIILAVAAVLEGYSLLVAWRQVKGEAARMRAPLGLYVKHTPDTAVKAVLLENVAALIGLALAAGGLLGAQLTGSGVYDGVASLLIGLLLVWVAWELGRSNAQYLIGRPLPEKMRAEVREELLSVLHIEAVLELTTLVQGPSEVLIAAKIDFHDLASAAQVEAACEIAEAQLRERFPAIRRVYLDPTPSPSAA is encoded by the coding sequence ATGTCCAGCAGCGATGCGATGGTGAACGGAAACGGAATCGACGACCAGGGCGAGAGCGTCGGCACGGTCGCCGTCGCCGTCGTCACGAACCTCGGCATCGCCGCGGCCAAGGCCGTGGGCGGGATCGTCAGCGGATCGAGCGCCATGCTCTCCGAGGCGGCGCACTCGGTGGCCGACACGGTGACCGAGGTGATGCTCCTGGCCGCACTGAAGCGGAGCGCGAAGCCGGCGGACGAGGCGCACCCGCTGGGCTACGGGCCGGAGCGCTACATCTGGGCACTGCTCGCATCGGTCGCCACCTTCATCGGCGGCGCGGTGTTCGCCGTCTACGACGGCATCCACACCCTCCTCCACGGCGAGGAACCCGGAAACCCGACCCTCTCCTACATCATCCTGGCCGTGGCCGCCGTCCTGGAGGGCTACTCCCTCCTGGTCGCCTGGCGCCAGGTCAAGGGCGAGGCCGCACGGATGCGGGCACCGCTGGGCCTGTACGTGAAACACACCCCGGACACGGCGGTGAAGGCCGTCCTCCTGGAGAACGTGGCCGCGCTGATCGGTCTGGCACTGGCGGCGGGCGGCCTGCTGGGGGCGCAGCTCACGGGCTCGGGCGTGTACGACGGGGTCGCCTCGCTCCTCATCGGACTGCTGCTGGTGTGGGTGGCGTGGGAGCTGGGACGCTCGAACGCGCAGTACCTGATCGGGCGGCCGCTGCCGGAGAAGATGCGGGCGGAGGTACGGGAGGAACTCCTGTCGGTGCTGCACATCGAGGCCGTGCTGGAGCTGACCACGCTGGTCCAGGGGCCGTCGGAGGTGCTGATCGCCGCGAAGATCGACTTCCACGACCTGGCGTCCGCGGCGCAGGTGGAGGCGGCCTGCGAGATCGCCGAGGCCCAGCTCCGGGAACGCTTCCCGGCGATCCGCCGGGTGTACTTGGACCCGACCCCTTCGCCGTCCGCGGCATGA